From Platichthys flesus chromosome 19, fPlaFle2.1, whole genome shotgun sequence:
TCTTGTTGTGCAACTGTCTGTAGTGACTTCATTACATGGAAGTTCATAATTGTATGCAGTTAATGTATGGGGTGTTGTTACTATGGAGACCAAGCTATTTCAAGTCAGAAGTCTCTTAATGTGTGAACACTAACTTTGTGAGTCTACATGGATTGTTGTCCAACTGAGGCTTTGAGTTACTTTGCCCTCTAGTGCCCATAATGTTGAAGCTGACATTTTTCATGACATTGTATAGAGTCAGATGATACTGAGACTAAGTTTGAAACGTTTTATTTCTAGTACACAGAAAACAACTGTAGATAAACtcaataaacattatttttttacaatgatAGAAAATTCGCTTTTAATCATTGTGGTGGAAATGTTGGCAGTACTGCAAAAGCAGAGTCTTTTGTAACCAACTACAATCTGCACAATCTTCTTGTGATTGATAAGCGAGCAAAATATGTATTGTACTAAATCATAATAAACGCTGAACACGTGCATTATTAACATCTTTTCCAGGACTGTCAAACATGTGATTCTTCCGTGATGAAGTCTCATTATATTTGATATGCACATGACTGCACCTATTGAATCACCACATTCTCTTTCTTGAGACTGTACTGAGTCATTGCAGCATTTAGTCATCCACTCATCGTCTAGTGTATCCGCCTCCCTCGGCCATCCGCTTCTTAGCCCTTTTCAAAGCTTTGCGTTTGTTTTTAGTGGACACTTTTCCCTCCGGCGCTTCTGTTTCGATGTGAACGGGCTTGTCCTCGGCCGGCGTAAAGAAGACCTCGTCTGTGACGTCAGTGTTCAGATCCTGCTTCGCGTCAGTCCTCTTCATTTTCTGCATCTCTTTCACCATCTGCTTCTCACGGACTCTGGCTGCCGCTGCGAGTCGGATCTCTCGCCGGTGCTGTATGTGTGAGAAGAAAACGATAAACTCAAGCAGGAAGCAAAATGACCAACGGCATAATTAAAAGTCTGCAGCAACTGGGTCCAGTTTCCTTTTGGAGATTCAACCTGGGCATGAAACCCAACAATTTGTATCATCTCAATGTCATTTAAGACATCTAAGTTTTGCCCAACCAAATgcatatttacaaaataaatgtaggGTTTCAACTGGCACAAACTGGGCTTTACCATGTTAGGAGACTGGAAATCTGGGTTTTCAAAGAGTGTAGGCCCTCCGAAGCTCCCCTGAAAGACCTTAATGAGGTTGAGAACCAAGCGAGGCCCGATCTCCACCAGAGAGGCGTCTTCCTCGATGATCTGCACATTAAGAGTGGACAGAGAAATTATTACCAAAGAAGagaaattcaaatatatttgaaCACTGGAAGAGACATTCTCCTTAAGTGATCTACTAATAATGAGGTTTTTTGCACACATTACCTGGTAGTTTCTAAACCATATCCTCTTGTCTGCGATGGTGAATGTGAAGACGTGGTCGACAAATGGCTGACTCTTAGGATGGTAGCGTGGAGTGGAAAATGTCtgcaacagaaaaacacaatgagtACACCCTTGCATGACAAAGTTAGATGTACAACCTACTCAGCTTCCAAACAAACTAATGCTATTAAGATCAAACGTAATTAGATTAATGCTTCTGAACAGCATAGTGTAAACAGACCTGGATGAAGAGCTCCTTCAGTAAAGCATACTGAGGCTCCTTGTCGAACGTCTGTGGGTGAAAATGCAGACAAAAGGTCAGATCTTGGTCATTCTTTGAAAGTTTCTTTCACTCACTGAATCATGGTATGAAAATACATATTCTAGACAATGGTCTGTCAAAGCAGCCGGGGAATACGAAAccattcattaaaatgtattacagCCCATCTGGTCTCATCTTTAACAATCATTGTAGGTCTTTGTTACACAGCTTCTGATTATACATTTCTGATCTAAATATATCTAATTAACAGGATTACAGTCAGAGTGTCTCCCTCTTGATTTTGAAACTCACCGGATCGAACGAAAGCAGCGGCCTGGATCCTTTAAGGCAGTTTCCTGTCATTTTGAGTTCAGCCAGTGTATGAACTGTGGAGGAGACAATGACATTACTTTAGTTTATATTCCTGTGGCACACAAAGACAGATGTTGTCTCCTGGATTTCAGGTCTGCAATAAAGAAGTTACTCACTATTCTGAACCAGAAACTTTGCAGAAGGTCCATGAGGGCTGTTTGCAATCCTGTAAAGACAAGAACATTGTTGAACTTGTTCTACAAAACTTGAGGTTATTGCTTAATTAATGTGTCCAAGGCTCTTTTCAGACTGTTCTGAGAGATCTGATAAGAATTCATGTTCACGATGAGTCTCATTTGAGCGCTCGTGATCAGACCTCATTTCCCCACTATGTACAAATACACGTTATCCTGTCTGACTCTACAGATGTGGTCTGAGCGATCAAATGGGGTCCAAGATAAAACACTCACCACATGTACAGGTCCTGCTTCTTCTTGGCCTCGAAGAAGAGGCATTTGttgcagttttttatttcacacacctgcacaaacaaagacaatctTTTTAACTCTGCTATAAAGTCTGTGTGACACAAAAGTTTGGCCCGAGGGTAAACATCAGACTCACCTCATTCACCACAAACAACTTGTCCTTTCGGTCCATTTTCGTATCTAACAGGAGAAAAAACTGTTAATACAACAACACCCACATCTCTGCTCAACATGGTGACACGAGTCAGAACGTGCCTTTGGGGGAGATGTTACTTTCCATGAATGACACTAACCTGCTTTTGCATGAGGCATCAGGGTCCTTAAATCCTGCATCATGTGTCTTGTTCTGTAGTTGATGCCCCTTGAGGAGAAAATGAGGACTCGCTCCTTGTTGGTCCATCTCCCCTGTTCCACGACAGGAAATACCACAAATTcagaataaaatcattttattaatGAAAGCAGGTTGCACTTTGAACGGGTCCCTTCTTCTGGTCAGGCAGAATAAATCATGTTCGTCTCAGTTAGTGAATTAATCGCTACATAACTCAGACAACTGACCAACATGTATATTAACGACCCTCTCACTTCACATGTGTACATTCAAGTTTTGTTTCCATATTAATAACAGATTGTCAGCTAAATGTACgtgtttaacaaaataattgtaGTGATATTTAGCAAATTAAATACAACACGCACGAGTAGAAGTGTTGACATGAGCTAGTGAGCTAGCTAACTTCGGTGGCTAGTAACTTACCGACGACACCGGAGCAGGAATTGTGATTTCGTTGACTACATTCGATTCTTCGTTGCCGCCTTCGACTATTTTACCCTTCTTGGCTTTTTTACTTGCGGGACCGGCTCCTCCACGTTTTCTCTTGAACATGTTGAGTTTTAAGACGCGGAGCTCGTGCAGCCACAGAGGAACTCACACAACACACGTGTGGACGGAGAGGACGAGAGGGCCTCTAGTGGCGCGGAGGTAGTACTGCACGTAACAAACCCATGtcagtttaaatatttatacagaCCCATTCtaaagaacaaaacaattaaattatAGACTCTTTAAGAGGAGTctaaaaccctaaccctttctttattttaataataatgtaatgtaaatattatTCAGGTAATTAATCATTCCATAGCTAagtaattaattattttttaaatctaaccGAGTCAGAAATTCTATTTTATGTTAAGTTTTCCCATCGGAAGCTACAGCGACGGATGCAAGTCTCTATTTAACCACTAGAGGTCGCTGGGGGATTAGTCATGGCCAATGAAGACATCTACATGGTGAAATGAGAGGTGTACGTGTGTCCGGGTGATCAAGTGCATTAAAATGCCTGCTCTGCTCCATCTACTGCAGTGGAAGGTGAAAACCTTTATTAAACTTATCTGGAATACGTGCAGAAACACATCAAAGATGGTGAACAGTGGGGCAACAGCAGCTTTGAAGACTGAGGAAGGAACAGATAcaaattaatgtaaaaatataaacttttatCTTAATTGATGGTAATAGGAAATTATGGCTGCTAAGACGACTGTGCAGTAACTCAAAATGCAGACTGTTGCATGAACGGTACAAATTTCCTGTTTGTCCTGACCTGAGTAAAGATGGCATCTCTATCTTTGGGGCCAGGTATTTGTTACCACTCGAGCTAATGAGCTGTTACATTGtataaaaacaagttaattattTAATCTCACTGCTCCCACGTTTCCTTTTGTTCTTCTACTCCCACATGTTTACAGACGTCTAAGAACTGCATTGTTATATCATataattacatatttttgtGGCCAAAGAgaacaaattgtaaaaataaataaactcaaagtaaaaatgtggaaaatggccactaaatgcaaaaaagCAGGCTTCCTGTGCGTTGTATCATTGACCAGGTGTTTAAAGcgtgttaaatcatccagtatctaaaatccaaaaatgtaaaagtaacttttaagtaaggctgtcaaatatttgtagtaaagtagaaaacaCAATTCTTTGAAAtgtgtatcaaaagcagcatagaatgacacagacacacacacacacaaaataatgtttcaatCTTCTTGGTGTTTAGTTTCTCATGGGAACGAGCTGGCGGGGTGTGGCCtagggtagagtggtcgttacTGAACCAAAAGGTTGGGGGTTCAACCCCGACTCTTCCCCATCttggcaaaatactgaacccctaaatttGGCAGAACTTCAATCCCCTATTCATTGCAccatatcttacactatgtaaat
This genomic window contains:
- the bxdc2 gene encoding ribosome biogenesis protein BRX1 homolog, with product MFKRKRGGAGPASKKAKKGKIVEGGNEESNVVNEITIPAPVSSGRWTNKERVLIFSSRGINYRTRHMMQDLRTLMPHAKADTKMDRKDKLFVVNEVCEIKNCNKCLFFEAKKKQDLYMWIANSPHGPSAKFLVQNIHTLAELKMTGNCLKGSRPLLSFDPTFDKEPQYALLKELFIQTFSTPRYHPKSQPFVDHVFTFTIADKRIWFRNYQIIEEDASLVEIGPRLVLNLIKVFQGSFGGPTLFENPDFQSPNMHRREIRLAAAARVREKQMVKEMQKMKRTDAKQDLNTDVTDEVFFTPAEDKPVHIETEAPEGKVSTKNKRKALKRAKKRMAEGGGYTRR